Proteins encoded together in one Riemerella anatipestifer window:
- the blaRASA gene encoding RASA family extended-spectrum class A beta-lactamase has product MNTLKLIIISFTFLIINSCATVHDNNLKYQIEKIISSKKGDFGISIIDENNNIIEINGNKSYPLLSTFKFPIALTILHKVENGELLMQQQIFIKKEELLENTWSPFKEKYPNGNISISLEEALHWMIVYSDNNMTDILLRLIGGTNAVEKFIDDENFVIKNNEDEMHKDWNSQFINKSTPNSFTKLLKNFSEGKMLNSENTKWLYESMVNSKTGVKRLKGKLPNVKIAQRAGTSFTNDDGITGAINNVGIMQLPNNQKIYITVFIHNTSEEFNKGEEIIADIAKTTYEFYTKE; this is encoded by the coding sequence ATGAATACATTAAAACTGATAATAATTTCATTTACGTTTCTAATAATCAATTCATGTGCTACGGTACATGATAATAACCTAAAGTATCAAATAGAAAAAATCATCTCATCCAAAAAAGGTGATTTTGGCATCTCAATTATTGACGAAAATAACAACATCATCGAAATTAATGGAAATAAATCTTACCCTTTACTGAGCACTTTTAAATTTCCAATTGCTTTGACAATACTACACAAAGTTGAAAATGGTGAACTATTAATGCAACAACAAATCTTCATAAAAAAAGAAGAATTGCTGGAAAATACTTGGAGTCCATTTAAAGAAAAATACCCAAACGGAAACATTTCAATTTCATTAGAAGAAGCACTTCATTGGATGATTGTTTACAGCGACAACAATATGACTGATATTCTACTCCGTTTAATAGGTGGAACTAACGCCGTAGAAAAATTTATTGATGATGAAAACTTTGTCATTAAGAACAATGAAGATGAAATGCACAAAGACTGGAATTCTCAATTTATTAACAAATCAACACCAAATTCATTCACGAAACTTTTAAAGAACTTTTCCGAAGGAAAAATGTTAAACTCTGAAAATACGAAATGGCTATATGAATCTATGGTTAATAGCAAAACAGGTGTGAAACGATTAAAAGGCAAACTACCTAATGTTAAAATTGCACAGAGAGCTGGCACTTCTTTCACAAATGATGATGGAATCACAGGCGCAATAAACAATGTAGGCATAATGCAACTTCCTAATAATCAAAAAATTTATATAACTGTATTCATACACAATACTTCGGAAGAATTCAACAAGGGTGAGGAAATAATTGCTGATATTGCTAAAACGACTTATGAATTTTATACAAAAGAATAA
- a CDS encoding aconitate hydratase: MTFDFDMIKKVYSDFENRVNAAREFMGRPLTYSEKILCAHLFSEQKPEAFKRGESYVDFAPDRVAMQDATAQMALLQFMQAGKAKVAVPSTVHADHLIQARVGADKDLQEAENKNNEVYQFLQSVSNKYGIGFWKPGAGIIHQVVLENYAFPGGMMIGTDSHTPNAGGLGMVAIGVGGADAVDVMAGMPWELKFPKMIGIKLTGKLNGWTSAKDVILKVAGILTVKGGTGAIVEYFGEGAEALSCTGKGTICNMGAEIGATTSIFAYDNNMGEYLRSTGRADLAEAADAIKNVLRADEEVYTNPEKYYDQVIEINLSELEPHLNGPFSPDIATPISKMKEEAEKNGWPTKVEVGLIGSCTNSSYEDISRAASVAKQAQEKNLKVAAEYTITPGSEQVRFTVERDGYLDTFDKIGGKVFANACGPCIGQWAREGAEKQEKNTIVHSFNRNFSKRADGNPNTYAFVASPELVTALAIAGDLTFDPRKDKLTNQNGEEVLLDEPQGFELPPRGFDVEDAGYIAPAEDGSQVQVKVAPESDRLQLLDAFPAWNGENVMGAKLLIKAFGKCTTDHISMAGPWLKYRGHLDNIANNTLIGAVNAFNMETNKVKNELTGEYMEVPASARAYKAAGIKTVIVGDNNYGEGSSREHAAMQPRHLGAMAVLVKSFARIHETNLKKQGMLALTFANEADYDKIKEGDTFNFVDLAEFAPGKPVTIELVHTDGSKDTILANHTYNDGQIGWFRAGSALNLIKQQQQK, from the coding sequence ATGACTTTTGACTTTGATATGATTAAGAAAGTTTACTCTGATTTTGAGAACAGAGTAAACGCTGCGAGAGAGTTTATGGGAAGACCTCTTACCTATTCTGAAAAAATCCTTTGTGCTCACCTTTTCTCTGAACAGAAGCCAGAAGCTTTCAAGAGAGGAGAATCTTATGTAGACTTTGCTCCAGATAGAGTAGCAATGCAAGATGCTACGGCACAGATGGCTCTTTTACAGTTTATGCAAGCAGGTAAGGCTAAAGTGGCTGTACCTTCTACAGTACACGCAGACCACCTTATACAGGCTCGTGTAGGAGCAGATAAAGATTTACAAGAAGCTGAAAATAAAAATAACGAAGTTTATCAATTCCTTCAATCGGTATCTAACAAATATGGTATTGGATTCTGGAAACCAGGAGCTGGGATTATCCATCAAGTAGTATTGGAAAATTACGCATTCCCTGGTGGTATGATGATTGGTACCGACTCTCACACGCCTAATGCTGGTGGTTTGGGTATGGTAGCCATAGGTGTAGGTGGTGCCGATGCTGTAGATGTAATGGCAGGAATGCCGTGGGAACTTAAATTCCCAAAAATGATTGGTATCAAACTTACAGGTAAACTTAACGGTTGGACTTCTGCTAAAGATGTTATTCTAAAAGTAGCAGGTATCCTTACTGTAAAAGGAGGCACTGGTGCTATTGTAGAATACTTTGGCGAAGGTGCAGAAGCTTTATCTTGTACAGGTAAAGGTACTATCTGTAATATGGGTGCAGAGATAGGTGCTACCACTTCTATTTTTGCTTACGATAATAATATGGGCGAGTATCTTCGTTCTACAGGTAGAGCAGATTTAGCTGAAGCTGCCGACGCTATCAAAAATGTACTTCGTGCAGATGAAGAGGTTTACACTAATCCTGAAAAATATTACGACCAAGTTATTGAAATCAACCTTTCTGAATTAGAACCACACTTGAACGGTCCTTTCTCTCCAGATATTGCAACACCTATTTCAAAAATGAAAGAGGAAGCAGAGAAAAACGGTTGGCCTACTAAAGTTGAAGTAGGATTAATTGGTTCTTGTACCAACTCTTCTTACGAAGATATTTCTCGTGCCGCTTCCGTAGCGAAACAAGCTCAAGAGAAAAACTTAAAAGTAGCTGCAGAATACACTATTACACCAGGTTCTGAACAAGTAAGGTTTACTGTAGAAAGAGATGGCTATTTAGATACTTTTGATAAAATCGGAGGTAAAGTATTTGCTAACGCTTGTGGACCTTGTATTGGACAATGGGCTAGAGAAGGTGCTGAAAAACAAGAAAAAAATACAATTGTACACTCGTTCAACAGAAACTTCTCTAAGAGAGCAGATGGTAACCCTAACACTTATGCTTTCGTAGCTTCTCCAGAATTAGTAACAGCGTTAGCTATTGCGGGAGATTTAACTTTTGACCCTAGAAAAGATAAATTAACTAACCAAAATGGAGAAGAAGTTTTATTAGACGAACCTCAAGGGTTTGAACTTCCTCCAAGAGGATTTGATGTTGAAGACGCAGGCTATATTGCTCCAGCTGAAGACGGTTCTCAAGTTCAAGTAAAAGTAGCTCCAGAGTCTGACAGACTACAATTACTAGACGCTTTCCCTGCTTGGAATGGAGAAAATGTAATGGGAGCTAAGTTGTTGATTAAAGCCTTTGGTAAGTGTACTACCGACCACATTTCTATGGCTGGACCTTGGTTAAAATACAGAGGACACCTAGATAATATCGCCAACAATACCCTTATTGGTGCTGTAAACGCATTCAATATGGAAACCAACAAAGTTAAAAATGAACTTACTGGTGAGTATATGGAAGTTCCTGCATCAGCAAGAGCTTACAAGGCGGCTGGTATCAAAACGGTTATCGTTGGGGATAATAACTATGGTGAAGGCTCTTCTCGTGAGCACGCTGCAATGCAGCCTAGACATCTAGGAGCTATGGCGGTTCTAGTAAAATCTTTCGCTCGTATTCACGAAACTAACCTTAAAAAGCAAGGTATGTTAGCTCTTACTTTTGCAAACGAGGCTGATTATGATAAAATCAAAGAAGGAGATACTTTCAACTTTGTAGATTTAGCTGAATTTGCTCCAGGTAAGCCTGTTACTATTGAGTTAGTACACACAGATGGTTCTAAAGATACTATCTTAGCTAACCACACTTACAACGATGGACAAATAGGTTGGTTTAGAGCTGGTTCTGCATTGAACTTGATTAAGCAACAGCAACAGAAATAA
- the floR gene encoding chloramphenicol/florfenicol efflux MFS transporter FloR encodes MTDKQKQRPAWAYTLPAALLLMAPFDILASLAMDIYLPVVPAMPGILNTTPAMIQLTLSLYMVMLGVGQVIFGPLSDRIGRRPILLAGATAFVIASLGAAWSSTAPAFVAFRLLQAVGASAMLVATFATVRDVYANRPEGVVIYGLFSSMLAFVPALGPIAGVLIGEFLGWQAIFITLAILAMLALLNAGFRWHETRPLDQVKTRRSVLPIFASPAFWVYTVGFSAGMGTYFVFFSTAPRVLIGQAEYSEIGFSFAFATVALVMIVTTRFAKSFVARWGIAGCVARGMALLVCGAVLLGIGELYGSPSFLTFILPMWVVAVGIVFTVSVTANGALAEFDDIAGSAVAFYFCVQSLIVSIVGTLAVALLNGDTAWPVICYATAMAVLVSLGLVLLRLRGAATEKSPVV; translated from the coding sequence ATGACTGATAAACAAAAACAACGCCCCGCGTGGGCCTATACGCTGCCGGCAGCACTGCTGCTGATGGCTCCTTTCGACATCCTCGCTTCACTGGCGATGGATATTTATCTCCCTGTCGTTCCAGCGATGCCCGGCATCCTGAACACGACGCCCGCTATGATCCAACTCACGTTGAGCCTCTATATGGTGATGCTCGGCGTGGGCCAGGTGATTTTTGGTCCGCTCTCAGACAGAATCGGGCGACGGCCAATTCTACTTGCGGGCGCAACGGCTTTCGTCATTGCGTCTCTGGGAGCAGCTTGGTCTTCAACTGCACCGGCCTTTGTCGCTTTCCGTCTACTTCAAGCAGTGGGCGCGTCGGCCATGCTGGTGGCGACGTTCGCGACGGTTCGCGACGTTTATGCCAACCGTCCTGAGGGTGTCGTCATCTACGGCCTTTTCAGTTCGATGCTGGCGTTCGTGCCTGCGCTCGGCCCTATCGCCGGAGTATTGATCGGCGAGTTCTTGGGATGGCAGGCGATATTCATTACTTTGGCTATACTGGCGATGCTCGCACTCCTAAATGCGGGTTTCAGGTGGCACGAAACCCGCCCTCTGGATCAAGTCAAGACGCGCCGATCTGTCTTGCCGATCTTCGCGAGTCCGGCTTTTTGGGTTTACACTGTCGGCTTTAGCGCCGGTATGGGCACCTACTTCGTCTTCTTCTCGACGGCTCCCCGTGTGCTCATAGGCCAAGCGGAATATTCCGAGATCGGATTCAGCTTTGCCTTCGCCACTGTCGCGCTTGTAATGATCGTGACAACCCGTTTCGCGAAGTCCTTTGTCGCCAGATGGGGCATCGCAGGATGCGTGGCGCGTGGGATGGCGTTGCTTGTTTGCGGAGCGGTCCTGTTGGGGATCGGCGAACTTTACGGCTCGCCGTCATTCCTCACCTTCATCCTACCGATGTGGGTTGTCGCGGTCGGTATTGTCTTCACGGTGTCCGTTACCGCGAACGGCGCTTTGGCAGAGTTCGACGACATCGCGGGATCAGCGGTCGCGTTCTACTTCTGCGTTCAAAGCCTGATAGTCAGCATTGTCGGGACATTGGCGGTGGCACTTTTAAACGGTGACACAGCGTGGCCCGTGATCTGTTACGCCACGGCGATGGCGGTACTGGTTTCGTTGGGGCTGGTGCTCCTTCGGCTCCGTGGGGCTGCCACCGAGAAGTCGCCAGTCGTCTAA
- the estT gene encoding macrolide hydrolase EstT: protein MKKKLLWILILGLIIISCKQRKTEMKEKIIKTNGIELCTESFGNKKNPAILLVAGATVSMLYWDTEFCQQLSEKGFFVIRYDNRDVGKSTNYEPGSTPYDIVDLTNDAISILDGYKIDKAHFVGISLGGLISQIASIKFADRVNSLTLMSSGPWGDSDPTIPEMDTSILDFHSKAGTVNWTNEDSVVNYLIQGAELMSGKKQFDKQRSEKLIRAEFNRANNYISMFNHAASQGGGGEEYWNRLNEIKQPTLIIHGTDDKIWHYKNAGFLLEKIKGSNLITLEGTGHELHVDDWKSIIDGIEKHIND, encoded by the coding sequence ATGAAAAAAAAACTACTTTGGATATTAATTTTAGGACTGATAATAATCAGTTGCAAACAAAGGAAAACAGAAATGAAAGAGAAAATAATTAAAACAAACGGCATTGAACTCTGTACGGAAAGTTTTGGAAATAAGAAAAATCCAGCAATCCTTTTGGTAGCAGGTGCAACCGTATCAATGCTGTATTGGGACACTGAATTTTGCCAACAATTATCTGAAAAAGGATTTTTTGTTATTCGTTACGACAACAGAGATGTAGGAAAATCCACTAATTATGAACCAGGTTCTACTCCATACGATATTGTTGACTTAACTAATGACGCTATTTCAATATTGGATGGCTACAAGATTGACAAAGCACATTTTGTGGGGATTTCTTTGGGCGGACTAATTTCTCAAATAGCATCAATAAAGTTTGCCGACAGAGTTAACTCCTTAACTCTTATGTCATCAGGCCCTTGGGGAGACTCAGACCCAACTATACCTGAAATGGACACGAGTATTTTAGATTTCCATAGTAAAGCAGGTACAGTCAATTGGACAAATGAAGACAGTGTGGTAAACTATTTAATTCAGGGTGCAGAATTAATGAGTGGCAAGAAACAATTTGACAAACAAAGAAGTGAAAAACTGATAAGAGCTGAGTTCAATAGAGCCAACAATTATATAAGTATGTTCAATCACGCTGCATCGCAAGGTGGTGGTGGTGAAGAATATTGGAACAGATTAAACGAAATCAAACAACCCACCTTAATTATCCACGGAACAGACGACAAAATTTGGCATTATAAGAATGCAGGTTTTTTACTAGAAAAAATAAAAGGTTCAAATCTAATCACCCTTGAAGGTACAGGACACGAATTACACGTTGATGATTGGAAATCAATTATTGATGGAATAGAAAAACACATAAATGACTGA
- a CDS encoding cation transporter: MQKTTFKIAKMDCPSEEQMIRMKLDDLTNIQSLEFDIPNRLLHVFHIDNNEQIFQRLDTLKFDTSILSTVSVDNFTATDNQNDERKTLWTVLIINFLFFAIEIVTGLISNSMGLVADSLDMLADSIVYGLALIAVGGTVVRKKNIAKFAGYFQILLAVIGFIEVVRRFIGVEKMPDFQTMIFVSIVALIANVICLYLLQKRKSKEAHMQASMIFTSNDIIINSGVITAGLLVNWLNSGYPDLIIGAIVFVIVARGAYRILQLSK, translated from the coding sequence ATGCAAAAAACGACATTTAAGATAGCAAAAATGGACTGTCCATCAGAAGAACAAATGATTCGGATGAAACTTGACGATTTGACAAATATTCAATCGTTAGAATTTGACATACCCAACCGACTTTTACACGTTTTTCATATAGACAATAATGAACAAATTTTTCAGCGACTTGACACATTAAAATTTGACACTTCAATTCTCTCGACTGTTTCGGTTGACAATTTTACAGCAACTGACAATCAAAATGACGAAAGAAAAACCTTATGGACTGTTTTAATAATAAATTTTTTGTTTTTCGCCATTGAAATTGTAACAGGACTTATATCAAACTCAATGGGCTTGGTTGCCGACAGTTTAGATATGCTGGCTGACAGTATTGTTTATGGACTTGCATTAATTGCTGTTGGCGGAACAGTAGTCAGAAAAAAGAATATCGCAAAATTTGCAGGATACTTTCAAATTCTTCTTGCTGTAATTGGTTTTATAGAGGTAGTCAGACGATTTATTGGAGTCGAGAAAATGCCTGACTTTCAAACAATGATTTTCGTTTCGATTGTAGCGTTAATAGCTAATGTTATTTGTCTGTATTTATTGCAAAAGAGAAAAAGCAAAGAAGCTCATATGCAAGCAAGTATGATTTTTACTTCAAATGACATAATCATAAATTCGGGAGTAATTACAGCAGGACTTTTGGTTAATTGGCTCAATTCAGGTTATCCCGACTTAATTATTGGAGCAATTGTATTTGTCATTGTAGCGAGAGGAGCTTACAGAATTTTACAGCTATCAAAATGA
- a CDS encoding DUF4197 domain-containing protein has product MKVTTEIKKRKIPIVRVDKALNKFDDKILFPDKLEKANEMLKKVGLPKQWTTA; this is encoded by the coding sequence ATGAAAGTAACAACTGAAATAAAGAAACGTAAAATTCCGATTGTTCGGGTGGACAAAGCGTTAAACAAGTTTGACGACAAAATCCTATTCCCAGACAAATTGGAAAAAGCAAATGAAATGCTTAAAAAAGTTGGACTACCTAAACAGTGGACAACTGCATAA
- a CDS encoding DUF6934 family protein: protein MKLPKYPLASSDKLMTFEFTSEGQKGLIEKLVRFQETNVKNVYNLAFGDKDLTTGDIDDKVISNNGDSEKVLATVAATLYAFTDKYPNAWIYATGSTKSRTRLYRMGITKFLSEVTEDFEVLGEKDEDWFPFKKNVEYDGFLVRRKTKK, encoded by the coding sequence ATGAAATTACCAAAGTATCCGTTGGCATCGAGCGACAAGTTAATGACCTTTGAATTTACAAGCGAAGGACAGAAAGGCTTAATTGAAAAACTTGTGCGTTTCCAAGAAACCAACGTGAAAAACGTTTACAACCTTGCGTTTGGCGACAAAGACCTAACAACAGGCGACATAGACGATAAAGTAATTTCAAACAATGGGGATAGCGAAAAAGTTTTGGCGACAGTTGCCGCAACGCTTTACGCTTTTACCGACAAATATCCGAACGCTTGGATTTATGCGACAGGTAGCACAAAATCCCGAACAAGACTTTACCGAATGGGAATAACAAAATTTCTTTCGGAAGTAACAGAAGACTTTGAAGTTTTGGGCGAGAAAGATGAGGATTGGTTTCCGTTCAAAAAAAATGTTGAATATGACGGATTTTTAGTGCGTAGGAAAACAAAAAAATAA
- the blaOXA gene encoding class D beta-lactamase: MRKIIILLNIIILVNFTANCQTKKLNTKEVVKTEFGNILDSLEVNGSILIYDVKNKIYYSNDFSWAKTGVIPASTFKIPNSIIALETGIIKNDSAIFKWNGEKRRFKIWEEDLTFKKAFQVSCVPCYQEIARKVGVKRMKKYLRKLDYKGMVFDSLTIDNFWLEGNSKISQKQQIDFLRKFYFSKFPISDRTIKIVKNIMEIERTENYILSGKTGLSSIEEKYNGWFVGYVETKSNVYFFATNVIPTDGLNVDDFISSRINVTKNALKQMNIMK; the protein is encoded by the coding sequence ATGAGAAAAATAATAATACTTTTAAATATAATTATATTAGTAAACTTTACCGCAAATTGCCAAACTAAAAAACTAAATACAAAAGAAGTTGTAAAAACAGAATTTGGAAATATTTTGGATAGTTTAGAAGTAAACGGATCAATTTTAATTTATGACGTAAAAAACAAAATATATTATTCTAACGATTTTTCTTGGGCAAAAACTGGAGTAATTCCAGCATCAACTTTCAAAATTCCGAACTCAATAATTGCTTTAGAAACTGGAATAATTAAAAATGATTCTGCAATTTTCAAATGGAATGGTGAAAAACGGAGATTTAAAATATGGGAAGAAGATTTGACTTTTAAAAAAGCGTTTCAAGTTTCTTGTGTTCCTTGTTATCAAGAAATTGCTAGAAAAGTTGGTGTAAAAAGAATGAAAAAATATTTGAGAAAATTAGATTACAAAGGAATGGTTTTCGACAGTTTAACGATTGACAATTTTTGGCTTGAAGGAAATTCAAAAATATCTCAAAAACAACAAATCGACTTTTTAAGGAAATTCTATTTTTCAAAATTTCCAATTTCTGATAGGACAATAAAGATTGTCAAAAATATTATGGAAATTGAGCGAACTGAAAATTACATTTTAAGCGGTAAGACTGGATTAAGTTCGATAGAAGAAAAATATAATGGTTGGTTTGTTGGTTATGTTGAAACAAAATCTAATGTTTATTTTTTTGCAACAAATGTAATTCCGACAGACGGATTGAATGTTGATGATTTTATTTCATCGAGAATTAATGTAACAAAAAATGCGTTAAAGCAAATGAATATAATGAAATGA
- the erm(F) gene encoding 23S rRNA (adenine(2058)-N(6))-methyltransferase Erm(F), with protein MTKKKLPVRFTGQHFTIDKVLIKDAIRQANISNQDTVLDIGAGKGFLTVHLLKIANNVVAIENDTALVEHLRKLFSDARNVQVVGCDFRNFAVPKFPFKVVSNIPYGITSDIFKILMFESLENFLGGSIVLQLEPTQKLFSRKLYNPYTVFYHTFFDLKLVYEVGPESFLPPPTVKSALLNIKRKHLFFDFKFKAKYLAFISCLLEKPDLSVKTALKSIFRKSQVRSISEKFGLNLNAQIVCLSPSQWVNCFLEMLEVVPEKFHPS; from the coding sequence ATGACAAAAAAGAAATTGCCCGTTCGTTTTACGGGTCAGCACTTTACTATTGATAAAGTGCTAATAAAAGATGCAATAAGACAAGCAAATATAAGTAATCAGGATACGGTTTTAGATATTGGGGCAGGCAAGGGGTTCCTTACTGTTCATTTATTAAAAATCGCCAACAATGTTGTTGCTATTGAAAACGACACAGCTTTGGTTGAACATTTACGAAAATTATTTTCTGATGCCCGAAATGTTCAAGTTGTCGGTTGTGATTTTAGGAATTTTGCAGTTCCGAAATTTCCTTTCAAAGTGGTGTCAAATATTCCTTATGGCATTACTTCCGATATTTTCAAAATCCTGATGTTTGAGAGTCTTGAAAATTTTCTGGGAGGTTCAATTGTCCTTCAGTTAGAACCTACACAAAAGTTATTTTCGAGGAAGCTTTACAATCCATATACCGTTTTCTATCATACTTTTTTTGATTTGAAACTTGTCTATGAGGTAGGTCCTGAAAGTTTCTTGCCACCGCCAACTGTCAAATCAGCCCTGTTAAACATTAAAAGAAAACACTTATTTTTTGATTTTAAGTTTAAAGCCAAATACTTAGCATTTATTTCCTGTCTGTTAGAGAAACCTGATTTATCTGTAAAAACAGCTTTAAAGTCGATTTTCAGGAAAAGTCAGGTCAGGTCAATTTCGGAAAAATTCGGTTTAAACCTTAATGCTCAAATTGTCTGTTTGTCTCCAAGTCAATGGGTAAACTGTTTTTTGGAAATGCTGGAAGTTGTCCCTGAAAAATTTCATCCTTCGTAG
- a CDS encoding lipopolysaccharide biosynthesis protein, with amino-acid sequence MNVIARQGIKYSIIGYLGFLIGTLSSVFLFPHDYEFYGKLRYILPMAETFLPIVVFGISFSNVKFFFSAEKQGLNQSMLSLSLLAVVFNFIVFSGAFFLACLLFPSLKATQFWNMKYLILPLLFLLSISSVLNKYISNYKRIAIPNIFENLFPKIANMGAFSLFFFLGVPEYGALAFFLGVFVLSLAGYFWYNKKLTGFKWDFSTQFFRTNNTWKKFLEYSFYGFLGNIGNYIAIKIDNVMISEFLNFKLNGVYSNIYSILQLIAVPAMGLYTIYAPLINQCFEENDMAKLQASHQKTSLNLFCIGIILYTCLLAGFPFLGQMIKNGNELLDHQYLLWILGPAILFDLATGFNGHIISMSKYFKFNIVVMLFLAFATVGLNLVFLRYTDLGIMGIALATAISLTTFNIIKIIFNRIYFGVFPLSLKMLYMSLLCSGTILLIYYLPALPWAIIDFIYRPTLALTIILLGNYICKIYPTQQLIAPLLKKLKR; translated from the coding sequence ATGAATGTTATTGCAAGACAAGGTATAAAGTATTCCATAATAGGCTACTTAGGTTTTTTAATAGGCACTCTATCTTCTGTATTCCTATTCCCTCACGATTATGAGTTCTATGGAAAACTGAGATACATTCTACCTATGGCGGAAACTTTTCTACCAATCGTAGTCTTTGGTATTTCTTTTTCTAATGTTAAATTCTTTTTCTCTGCGGAAAAACAAGGACTCAACCAAAGTATGCTCTCTCTCTCTCTACTAGCTGTAGTTTTTAATTTCATAGTATTTTCTGGAGCGTTCTTTCTTGCTTGTCTCCTATTTCCCAGCCTTAAAGCAACTCAGTTTTGGAATATGAAATACCTCATATTACCATTACTTTTTCTACTCTCCATTTCCTCAGTACTCAACAAATATATTTCTAACTATAAAAGAATAGCCATTCCTAATATTTTTGAAAATTTATTTCCTAAAATCGCTAATATGGGAGCTTTTTCTTTATTTTTCTTTCTAGGAGTTCCAGAATACGGTGCTTTGGCTTTTTTTCTAGGAGTATTTGTATTGTCTCTGGCAGGGTATTTTTGGTATAATAAAAAACTAACTGGGTTTAAATGGGATTTTTCCACACAATTTTTTAGGACTAATAACACTTGGAAAAAATTTTTAGAGTACAGTTTTTATGGTTTTTTAGGAAACATAGGCAACTATATCGCTATCAAAATAGATAATGTAATGATAAGCGAGTTTCTTAATTTCAAACTCAATGGCGTTTACTCTAACATCTACTCTATTTTGCAACTCATTGCCGTGCCTGCTATGGGGCTTTACACCATCTATGCTCCACTGATAAACCAATGTTTTGAAGAAAACGATATGGCTAAACTCCAAGCCTCTCATCAAAAAACTTCTCTTAATCTTTTCTGTATTGGGATTATCCTCTATACCTGTCTTTTAGCTGGATTTCCATTTTTAGGACAGATGATTAAAAACGGAAACGAACTATTAGACCACCAATACCTACTATGGATACTAGGTCCTGCTATTCTTTTTGATTTAGCCACAGGTTTCAATGGGCATATTATTTCCATGTCCAAATACTTCAAATTCAACATAGTAGTCATGCTATTTTTAGCATTTGCTACAGTGGGGCTTAATCTCGTATTTCTACGCTATACCGATTTAGGAATTATGGGAATAGCCTTGGCAACCGCTATTTCTCTCACCACTTTTAACATTATTAAAATTATATTCAACCGAATATATTTTGGGGTATTTCCGCTTTCTTTAAAGATGTTGTATATGTCTTTATTATGTAGCGGAACAATCCTACTGATATACTATCTACCCGCTTTACCTTGGGCAATAATAGACTTTATTTATCGCCCTACACTTGCGCTTACTATCATTCTCTTAGGCAATTATATATGCAAAATTTACCCAACTCAACAACTCATTGCCCCTCTATTAAAAAAATTGAAACGGTAA
- a CDS encoding GLPGLI family protein, which yields MKQFILSTICLFMMNWVLGQNQRFTYEYKFAVDSTKKDSLISEIMNLDVYKEKSVFYSKIKQENDSIINQEIKKQSQISSGNINLSHLKNMKRAKVKDWILKTYPNYEVELYTKIGFDDYAVRDERKMQWKIVPEHETFKNWKVQKATTEFAGRKWTAWFTTDIPIPDGPYKFHGLPGLIVKMEDHQKMFSFELIGSQKINNTQEVNLTDKLINLVKIDRKQFKKAFQENRSDPAKSFRMMGSNVVLKASINGKEVSQSELIKKMEKSAKEKMKRENSFIEQDWIE from the coding sequence ATGAAACAATTTATTCTATCAACCATTTGTTTGTTTATGATGAATTGGGTTTTAGGTCAAAACCAAAGATTCACTTATGAGTACAAATTTGCTGTAGATTCTACTAAAAAAGACTCTCTAATTTCAGAAATTATGAATTTAGATGTTTATAAGGAAAAATCGGTATTCTACAGCAAAATAAAACAAGAAAACGATTCTATAATCAATCAAGAAATTAAAAAACAAAGTCAAATTTCTTCTGGTAACATTAACCTTAGTCATCTAAAAAATATGAAAAGAGCCAAGGTTAAAGATTGGATACTAAAAACTTATCCTAATTATGAAGTAGAACTTTATACCAAAATAGGTTTTGATGATTATGCCGTACGCGACGAAAGAAAAATGCAATGGAAAATCGTTCCAGAACATGAAACCTTTAAAAATTGGAAAGTTCAAAAAGCCACCACTGAATTTGCAGGTAGAAAATGGACAGCGTGGTTCACTACAGATATTCCTATTCCAGACGGACCATACAAGTTTCACGGTCTACCAGGGTTAATTGTAAAAATGGAAGACCACCAAAAAATGTTTTCATTTGAACTCATTGGTAGCCAAAAAATAAACAATACTCAAGAAGTGAACCTTACCGACAAACTAATAAATTTAGTTAAAATAGACAGGAAACAATTCAAGAAAGCATTTCAGGAAAACCGTTCAGACCCTGCTAAATCTTTTAGAATGATGGGAAGTAATGTAGTGTTAAAAGCCTCTATCAACGGAAAAGAGGTTTCTCAAAGCGAACTCATCAAAAAGATGGAAAAAAGTGCTAAAGAAAAGATGAAACGAGAAAATAGTTTCATAGAGCAGGATTGGATAGAGTAA